One part of the Rhodococcus oxybenzonivorans genome encodes these proteins:
- a CDS encoding class I SAM-dependent methyltransferase, whose product MTAAETSNLLTDNPALYEARFPDPDHIAARFVDDVLHAYLPRRLDPRRAQTAAVLDLGCGTGRDLGYLADQGYRCVGLDRSTVMVDYARRHYPGVSAALGDLRDFEVGERFDAVICLDSSLLYCHTDEELESCLRCCRAHLHDGGLLVAEMRNGAFFLGNKELLDGPTHSSVEWEGRIWQAETTLWIDHAAQLLRRRRNWHLPDSGEELVQTSAWRLLFPLELGGHLRRAGFEVRAMFDTPGPRAAGGWPPPSGCDGVARIGEGAMSGDRMHVIAQAI is encoded by the coding sequence ATGACCGCTGCGGAGACCAGCAACCTGCTCACCGACAACCCGGCACTGTACGAGGCGCGGTTCCCCGACCCCGACCACATCGCCGCTCGATTCGTCGACGACGTCCTGCACGCGTACCTGCCACGCCGTCTCGATCCTCGTCGAGCGCAGACTGCCGCAGTGCTGGATCTCGGCTGCGGAACGGGCCGTGACCTCGGTTATCTGGCCGACCAGGGCTACCGCTGTGTCGGACTGGATCGGTCCACGGTGATGGTCGACTACGCGCGCCGGCACTATCCCGGGGTGAGCGCTGCGCTGGGCGACCTGCGGGACTTCGAGGTCGGTGAGCGGTTCGACGCGGTGATCTGCCTGGACAGCTCCCTGCTGTACTGCCACACCGACGAGGAACTCGAATCGTGCCTTCGGTGCTGCCGCGCCCACCTGCACGACGGGGGACTACTGGTCGCGGAGATGCGCAACGGCGCTTTCTTCCTGGGCAACAAGGAACTACTCGACGGCCCGACCCACTCGTCCGTTGAATGGGAGGGCCGCATCTGGCAGGCCGAGACCACCCTCTGGATCGACCACGCCGCCCAATTGCTGCGCCGCCGCAGGAATTGGCACCTCCCCGACTCCGGGGAAGAGCTCGTCCAGACGTCGGCATGGCGGTTGCTTTTTCCGCTCGAACTTGGAGGGCATCTGCGCCGTGCGGGCTTCGAGGTCCGCGCGATGTTCGACACCCCCGGTCCGCGTGCCGCCGGCGGCTGGCCACCCCCATCGGGGTGTGACGGCGTGGCCCGAATCGGGGAGGGCGCGATGTCCGGTGACCGGATGCATGTGATCGCGCAAGCAATCTGA
- a CDS encoding DUF4129 domain-containing protein: MSNRRVTGAAIYTAALLAAVATVTLAVRVVPASDAGRSAPEPGTGATRALIVIAVFAVVIAAIALAAALQGGRPRVAPGEPPADAVERAFSAKSRRQILAWTAGACVLVIAAYLLGSAGGNEPPAREAPAATESGGNSESPSEATPPEALRPTSDSAQARSDQAELWTAAAIVGPVLVTLLILGAAARRPVVVGREVPTPVDIDTASAAAQSLVRAAEEGLAAVVTTEMPPREAIIASYAAMEDALRRAPGAEPRDSDTPSEVLARAVQLGVLRSEAAAPLVRLFAEARFSRHPMDERHRAEAVDLLRRVLDDVGAQRRANDLGSNTCSPLP, translated from the coding sequence ATGTCGAACCGCCGTGTGACGGGTGCAGCGATCTACACGGCCGCGCTGCTCGCGGCCGTAGCGACGGTCACGCTTGCCGTACGAGTGGTGCCCGCCTCGGATGCCGGGAGAAGCGCTCCCGAGCCGGGAACGGGTGCCACTCGGGCACTGATCGTCATTGCTGTTTTCGCAGTCGTGATCGCGGCGATCGCACTCGCGGCTGCTCTGCAAGGTGGGCGCCCCCGGGTGGCCCCTGGTGAGCCGCCGGCCGATGCGGTCGAGCGGGCATTCTCTGCGAAGTCGCGCAGACAGATCCTCGCGTGGACGGCCGGTGCCTGTGTCCTCGTGATCGCCGCGTATCTCCTCGGCTCCGCCGGTGGCAACGAGCCCCCCGCCCGGGAGGCTCCGGCCGCCACCGAGTCCGGGGGCAACTCCGAATCACCGTCCGAAGCCACTCCGCCCGAGGCGTTGCGTCCCACGTCCGACAGCGCACAAGCCCGCAGCGATCAAGCCGAACTATGGACTGCCGCAGCCATAGTCGGACCCGTGCTGGTCACCTTGCTCATACTGGGTGCGGCGGCCCGACGCCCTGTGGTCGTGGGCCGTGAGGTACCGACTCCGGTCGATATCGACACCGCCTCGGCCGCGGCGCAGTCACTGGTGCGTGCCGCGGAGGAGGGTCTCGCGGCGGTCGTCACGACGGAGATGCCGCCGCGGGAGGCCATCATCGCCAGCTACGCCGCCATGGAAGACGCCCTTCGGCGGGCGCCGGGCGCCGAACCCCGAGATTCGGATACGCCGTCGGAAGTGCTTGCCCGGGCGGTGCAACTCGGTGTGCTGCGCTCGGAGGCTGCAGCGCCGTTGGTTCGTCTGTTCGCCGAGGCCCGGTTCAGCCGGCATCCGATGGACGAACGTCATCGCGCTGAGGCGGTCGACCTGCTCAGGCGTGTGCTGGACGATGTCGGGGCGCAGCGCCGTGCGAATGACCTCGGGAGCAACACGTGCTCGCCATTGCCGTGA
- a CDS encoding ABC transporter permease, which produces MIRYAGVRVGLGLAQVLGVLGIVFVVASVLPGDAAVVIAADDADPGRIAQLRETLGLDRPLLTQFGDWLTGLIRGDLGTSAISGRPVADMLASALGPTLTLAILALLVLIPLAVALGVAAAVGRGRRMDRVISGVAVAFYAAPEFALAIILVAVFAVGLGLFAPTAVGASGPLLMQPELWVLPVVVLVIRPVCSLARLVRSSMITALESEPTRHTLRLGVPLRRVVWRHALPGSLTPATQHLARVTDWLLGGVVVVESVFALGGLGQVLVSAVSSRDIPLLMGLVALFGSITVTVNTIADIVAFRLNRTAGATA; this is translated from the coding sequence TTGATTCGGTACGCCGGGGTGCGGGTCGGCCTGGGACTGGCTCAAGTCCTCGGGGTGCTCGGCATAGTCTTCGTTGTCGCTTCGGTGCTGCCCGGCGACGCTGCGGTGGTGATCGCCGCGGACGACGCCGACCCGGGAAGGATCGCGCAGTTGCGCGAAACTCTCGGGCTCGATCGACCGTTGCTCACCCAGTTCGGCGACTGGCTGACCGGGCTGATCCGCGGAGACCTGGGTACGTCCGCGATCTCCGGCCGCCCGGTCGCGGACATGTTGGCCTCGGCACTGGGACCTACGCTCACGTTGGCGATTCTTGCTTTGCTTGTGCTGATTCCACTGGCCGTGGCGCTGGGCGTGGCCGCCGCGGTCGGCAGGGGACGACGAATGGACCGCGTGATCTCAGGCGTGGCTGTGGCCTTCTACGCGGCGCCCGAGTTCGCCCTGGCGATCATCCTGGTGGCGGTATTCGCGGTGGGGCTGGGGTTGTTCGCACCCACCGCGGTCGGGGCGAGCGGGCCACTGCTGATGCAGCCGGAGTTGTGGGTGTTGCCCGTGGTGGTGTTGGTGATCCGCCCGGTGTGCTCGCTGGCGCGGCTGGTCCGCTCGTCGATGATCACCGCACTCGAATCCGAGCCCACCCGGCACACCCTGCGCCTCGGTGTGCCGCTGCGCCGCGTCGTGTGGCGGCACGCCCTGCCCGGTTCGCTCACCCCGGCCACCCAGCATCTCGCCCGGGTGACGGACTGGCTCCTCGGCGGGGTTGTCGTCGTCGAGTCGGTCTTCGCCCTCGGCGGCCTCGGACAGGTTCTGGTCAGCGCGGTCAGTAGCCGTGACATTCCGTTGTTGATGGGCTTGGTGGCGCTGTTCGGTTCGATCACCGTCACCGTGAACACGATCGCAGACATCGTGGCCTTCCGGCTCAATCGCACGGCAGGTGCAACGGCGTGA
- a CDS encoding ABC transporter permease subunit: MIFTAKTSFFRFVSFRVLLGAALTAIPVLLALLGPLFAREEGRGPAFTEGERWLLGTDSEGRDVLTQLLLGGRSLVLVAIAAVVLTYLLAVPWGVAAAASRRRAVDETLMRPLDLLLSIPSMMLLLLVVALSEANVFILTVTVAVLQFPDAARLVRAAALHAAHTPAMQALRLQRETWWRRNIGYLGRSLLPVLAADAGLRFVGAIYLVASASFLGLTADSTGTDWAVMIDRNRSGITLVPWGVLVPAVMIVALAIGVNVLFDAGARSATREFASRSSR; encoded by the coding sequence GTGATTTTCACTGCGAAGACGTCCTTCTTTCGATTCGTCTCCTTCCGAGTACTTCTCGGTGCGGCGCTCACCGCGATTCCTGTCCTTCTCGCTCTCCTCGGTCCGCTGTTCGCCCGCGAGGAGGGCCGCGGTCCCGCGTTCACCGAGGGCGAGCGCTGGCTCCTCGGCACCGATTCCGAGGGCCGTGACGTGCTGACCCAGCTGCTGCTCGGCGGCCGCTCCCTGGTACTGGTCGCCATCGCGGCGGTAGTGCTGACGTACCTGCTCGCCGTGCCGTGGGGTGTGGCGGCGGCGGCCTCGCGACGTCGGGCGGTGGATGAGACATTGATGCGCCCTCTGGATCTACTGCTCTCGATTCCGTCGATGATGCTGCTGCTCCTGGTGGTCGCCCTCAGCGAAGCCAACGTGTTCATCCTGACGGTGACGGTGGCGGTGCTGCAGTTCCCGGACGCGGCTCGCCTGGTGCGGGCCGCGGCCCTGCACGCTGCGCACACTCCGGCCATGCAGGCGCTACGGCTGCAGCGCGAAACGTGGTGGCGTCGGAACATCGGCTACCTGGGGCGGTCGTTGCTTCCGGTACTCGCCGCCGACGCCGGACTTCGCTTCGTCGGTGCCATCTACCTGGTCGCGTCCGCGAGCTTTCTCGGTCTCACCGCGGACTCCACCGGAACCGACTGGGCCGTCATGATCGACCGCAATCGCAGCGGTATCACCCTGGTGCCCTGGGGTGTGCTCGTTCCGGCGGTGATGATCGTCGCGCTGGCGATAGGCGTGAATGTGTTGTTCGACGCGGGTGCTCGTTCGGCGACGCGGGAATTTGCTTCGAGGAGCTCGAGATGA
- a CDS encoding ABC transporter substrate-binding protein: MNPVHRSILSSTPGLSRRTFLGLGAAAAGVMLLGACGSGETATSATSIPRDGGRLRAVFAGGGAQEVLDPHKTNLYADVARSNALYDKLVEYGDDLGPVPRLATAWRPNGDATIWTVELRPAVFHDGRPVRAADVLYSYQRILDPKNALRPRASLEVIDIARSRAVGDRTIEFVCARPCGDLANVLAAFGAYIIPEGTTDFTAPIGSGPFTFVSFEPGRSFVAGRFDEYWDGAPHLTELEILTAPDETARINSLLGGQVQYADDLGVTSARTYETDARVQILRSPRSSMSGFAMKVDRPPFDDLNLRRAMFALVDREELVSTVLGSSGVVGNDLFGKDAKYYAGDLPQRRLDLDEAKSLIRKAGAENLTIELQTTGATNGFVEAANIFAEQAGRAGLRIDVKVGEGSTYWTRTLDEGVLSSFRSGAMPIETHVAQRMLSTSSKNYTQWRRPEFDTLFATASETTDEELRARAYKQMQSQLYTEGGLLVWGFSDGLHGLAPNVAGMAQNAPSNTLGYARFDKAWLS, from the coding sequence ATGAATCCGGTCCACCGATCGATCCTGTCCTCGACACCTGGCCTCAGCAGGCGGACCTTCCTCGGCCTCGGTGCTGCCGCCGCCGGTGTCATGCTGCTGGGAGCCTGCGGTTCGGGGGAGACCGCCACCTCGGCGACCTCGATTCCACGCGACGGTGGCCGGTTGCGGGCGGTCTTCGCGGGTGGTGGCGCTCAGGAGGTTCTCGACCCCCACAAGACCAATCTGTACGCGGATGTGGCGCGCTCGAATGCACTGTACGACAAGCTCGTCGAGTACGGGGACGACCTCGGCCCGGTCCCGCGGCTCGCGACCGCCTGGCGTCCGAACGGAGACGCCACCATCTGGACGGTGGAGCTGCGCCCCGCGGTGTTCCACGACGGCCGGCCGGTGCGGGCCGCGGACGTGCTGTATTCCTACCAACGGATCCTCGACCCGAAGAACGCCCTGCGGCCCCGGGCCTCTCTGGAGGTGATCGACATTGCCCGCTCCAGGGCGGTCGGGGACCGCACCATCGAGTTCGTGTGCGCCCGTCCCTGCGGCGACCTGGCTAATGTGCTGGCCGCTTTCGGCGCCTACATCATTCCGGAGGGCACCACCGACTTCACTGCGCCGATCGGCTCCGGCCCGTTCACTTTCGTCTCGTTCGAGCCGGGCCGGTCCTTTGTCGCCGGACGATTCGACGAATACTGGGACGGCGCGCCGCACCTGACGGAGCTCGAAATCCTTACTGCCCCGGACGAGACGGCCAGAATCAACTCACTACTCGGTGGGCAGGTGCAGTACGCCGACGACCTCGGGGTCACCTCCGCCCGAACCTACGAAACCGATGCGCGCGTGCAGATTCTGCGCTCACCTCGCAGCTCCATGTCGGGTTTCGCGATGAAGGTGGATCGCCCACCGTTCGACGACCTGAATCTGCGCCGGGCGATGTTCGCGCTGGTCGACCGCGAAGAGCTGGTCTCCACTGTGCTGGGCAGTTCGGGTGTGGTGGGTAACGACCTTTTCGGCAAGGACGCCAAGTACTACGCCGGTGATCTGCCGCAGCGCCGCCTCGACCTGGACGAGGCGAAGTCGCTGATTCGCAAGGCCGGTGCCGAAAACCTGACCATCGAACTGCAAACCACAGGCGCCACCAACGGGTTCGTCGAGGCGGCGAATATCTTCGCCGAACAGGCCGGACGCGCAGGACTGCGCATCGACGTCAAAGTCGGGGAGGGTTCGACCTATTGGACCCGCACCCTGGACGAGGGTGTCCTGTCCAGTTTCCGGTCGGGGGCCATGCCCATCGAAACGCACGTCGCGCAGAGGATGCTGTCGACCTCGTCGAAGAACTACACCCAGTGGCGGCGGCCCGAGTTCGACACTTTGTTCGCGACCGCCAGTGAAACCACCGATGAGGAGCTGCGCGCCCGCGCATACAAGCAGATGCAGTCACAGCTGTACACCGAAGGCGGCCTGCTGGTGTGGGGCTTTTCCGACGGCCTGCACGGCTTGGCGCCGAATGTGGCCGGAATGGCACAGAACGCACCCAGCAACACCCTGGGTTACGCCCGCTTCGACAAGGCCTGGCTGTCTTGA
- a CDS encoding DUF1490 family protein, with protein sequence MALHMLLAKAASTVVTGAVGVAAYNAARKAVAKAPFHETAVTVTAWGLRGTRKAEEGAESARLKVADVIAEAKGRIGEEVPPPAEPDTGHGHTH encoded by the coding sequence ATGGCCCTTCACATGCTGCTCGCCAAAGCTGCCTCCACCGTGGTCACCGGCGCTGTCGGTGTCGCCGCGTACAACGCGGCCCGCAAAGCGGTCGCGAAGGCGCCCTTCCACGAGACTGCGGTCACCGTGACCGCGTGGGGACTGCGCGGGACCCGGAAGGCGGAGGAGGGCGCGGAGTCGGCAAGGCTGAAGGTGGCCGACGTCATCGCCGAGGCCAAGGGCAGGATCGGCGAGGAAGTTCCCCCGCCGGCGGAGCCGGACACCGGTCACGGTCACACACACTGA
- a CDS encoding ABC transporter ATP-binding protein produces the protein MTETMPVARVEPGRRSAIRVRGVTAETGDRILVDSVDLDIPEGGVTAIVGSSGSGKTTLALALMGEARAGVTLTMEQRQAEGVRFGYVPQQPSSVLDPALRIGTVLRDVERAARRAGHQVSVTDALRRAGFPTDPLLLRRYPHQLSGGQQQRLVIAQALLTDPTCLIMDEPTTGQDPANRATVLGEITRLAAEGLTILLLTHDLNAVSQVARHVVVMSGGSVVETGDIGVLQAPARGQTRALIEAHSRTDRHSSADRPVVRTGSRLVMDDVSAGYRRTPVLRNFCLSVDSGECVALVGPSGCGKTTVARVLAGLHPPTAGRILLDGRPVAGTTQRRSQQHAAAIAYVFQDAKSAFDPYRTVWDQIVRGAVRLCGATEVAAAAAAHAALEQVGLDEQIARERPSALSGGEAQRAALARALAAEPSVLICDEVTTGLDPVAQRRVLDILTSLTRSHDLSLLVISHDAAVVDAIADDVVDMTDAVRQGASDGER, from the coding sequence ATGACCGAGACGATGCCGGTAGCGCGTGTCGAACCCGGCAGGCGAAGCGCCATTCGAGTGCGGGGAGTGACCGCCGAAACCGGGGATCGGATTCTCGTCGACAGCGTCGACCTCGACATTCCGGAAGGTGGGGTCACCGCGATCGTCGGTAGCTCCGGCAGCGGCAAGACCACGTTGGCACTGGCCCTGATGGGCGAAGCCCGCGCGGGGGTGACATTGACGATGGAGCAGCGACAAGCGGAGGGGGTGCGGTTCGGCTATGTTCCGCAGCAGCCGTCTTCGGTACTCGATCCCGCCCTCCGGATCGGCACAGTCCTCCGCGACGTCGAACGTGCCGCTCGCCGTGCCGGACATCAGGTGTCCGTGACCGACGCGTTGCGGCGCGCCGGGTTCCCAACCGACCCGCTATTGCTTCGCCGTTACCCGCACCAACTGTCGGGCGGGCAACAGCAACGCCTCGTCATCGCGCAAGCCCTGCTGACCGATCCCACCTGCCTGATCATGGACGAACCGACCACGGGGCAGGATCCGGCCAATCGAGCGACCGTCCTGGGCGAGATCACCCGGCTCGCCGCGGAGGGCCTGACGATTCTCCTGCTGACGCACGACCTGAACGCCGTCTCTCAGGTGGCCCGGCACGTGGTCGTCATGTCCGGCGGGTCCGTGGTCGAGACCGGTGATATCGGGGTACTGCAGGCACCGGCGCGCGGGCAGACCCGGGCGCTGATCGAGGCGCACTCGAGAACGGACCGGCACAGCTCGGCCGACCGGCCCGTTGTCCGGACCGGTAGTCGATTGGTGATGGATGACGTCTCGGCCGGCTACCGCAGGACACCGGTGCTGCGGAATTTTTGCCTCTCGGTGGATTCGGGCGAGTGTGTAGCGCTGGTCGGCCCGTCCGGGTGCGGTAAGACCACCGTGGCCCGCGTGCTGGCCGGACTGCACCCGCCGACCGCCGGCCGGATACTTCTCGACGGCCGGCCGGTGGCCGGAACGACGCAGCGGCGATCGCAGCAGCACGCTGCCGCGATCGCCTATGTGTTCCAGGACGCCAAATCGGCTTTCGACCCGTACCGGACCGTGTGGGACCAGATCGTGCGCGGGGCCGTGCGGCTGTGCGGTGCCACCGAAGTTGCGGCAGCAGCGGCAGCGCACGCCGCGCTGGAACAGGTGGGACTCGACGAGCAGATCGCCCGAGAACGTCCGTCTGCACTCTCCGGTGGAGAAGCGCAGCGCGCCGCCCTCGCACGTGCCCTCGCTGCCGAGCCGTCAGTGCTGATCTGCGACGAGGTGACGACAGGACTCGACCCCGTCGCACAGCGTCGGGTGCTCGACATTCTCACGAGCCTCACCCGATCACACGACCTCTCTCTGCTGGTCATCAGCCACGACGCGGCAGTCGTGGACGCGATTGCCGACGACGTGGTCGACATGACGGATGCGGTGCGGCAGGGTGCATCGGACGGTGAACGGTGA
- a CDS encoding heavy metal translocating P-type ATPase, giving the protein MSAEPATHISHDVAVLSDAAGRIRVHLPWLRASVGRAVALEDSIEKLAGVRAVHAYPRTASVVVWYSPKRLDRTELLDTIAAGEETPWALVPDRSPRSADVGNADIVRMAIGGAALLVLGVRRYGLRRAPLLGPTSRVFATGATIFTGYPFLKGALRTLTGNRTAGTDALVSAATVASLVLRENVVALTVLWLLNIGEYLQELTLRRTRRAISDLLKGTQDTAWIRLADRTEVSVDVDSLQVGDEVVVHDHVAIPVDGVVVEGEAIVDQSAITGETLPIATSAEHLVHAGSVVLRGRLVIRATAVGNETTIGRIISQVEQAQEHRAPIQTVGENFSRRFVPASFALSALTLVLTRDVRRAMTMLLIACPCAVGLSTPTAISAAIGNGARRGILIKGGSHLEQAGCVDAMVFDKTGTLTIGRPIVTNVVAFAKDWEPERVLAYAASSEIHSRHPLAEAVIRSTEERHIVIPPHEECEVLVGLGMRTWADGRTLLLGSEGLLRDENVRVSKRAADWVRKLQQRAETPLLLAVDGKLVGLISLRDEVRPEALEVLSRLRADGIRRIVMLTGDHPMTAAAVASELGIDEWQAEVMPEDKLDAVRRLQDDGYTVAMVGDGTNDAPALAAANIGIAMGLAGTDVAVETADVALASDDLRRLLDVRDLGAHAVALVQQNYAMSIAVNAIGLLVSAGGALSPVLAAILHNASSVAVVANSSRLITYELQPTRPGVGSKSAS; this is encoded by the coding sequence ATGTCCGCCGAGCCGGCCACGCACATCTCGCACGATGTCGCAGTCCTGTCGGATGCGGCGGGCAGAATCCGCGTGCATCTGCCGTGGCTCCGCGCGAGTGTGGGACGGGCCGTCGCCCTGGAAGATTCGATAGAAAAGCTCGCCGGGGTGCGTGCCGTGCACGCCTATCCGCGGACCGCGTCGGTGGTGGTCTGGTATTCGCCGAAACGGCTCGATCGCACCGAGTTGCTCGACACCATCGCTGCAGGCGAGGAGACGCCCTGGGCGCTGGTCCCGGACCGTTCCCCTCGCTCGGCCGACGTCGGTAACGCCGACATCGTGCGGATGGCCATCGGCGGCGCCGCCCTGCTCGTGCTCGGAGTCCGCCGATACGGACTGCGCCGCGCACCTCTACTCGGCCCGACCAGCCGCGTGTTCGCCACCGGCGCGACCATCTTCACCGGCTACCCCTTCCTCAAAGGAGCACTCCGCACTCTGACCGGAAACCGCACGGCGGGCACCGACGCTCTGGTCTCCGCCGCGACGGTGGCCAGCCTGGTTCTCCGGGAGAACGTGGTGGCCCTGACGGTGCTGTGGTTGCTCAACATCGGTGAGTACCTCCAAGAACTCACCCTGCGCCGCACCCGGCGCGCCATCTCCGATCTCCTCAAGGGCACTCAGGACACCGCGTGGATTCGTCTGGCCGACCGCACCGAGGTTTCGGTGGACGTCGATTCGCTGCAGGTGGGGGACGAAGTCGTGGTCCACGATCACGTCGCGATACCCGTGGATGGTGTCGTGGTGGAGGGTGAGGCGATCGTCGACCAGTCCGCGATCACCGGTGAAACACTGCCGATCGCCACTTCGGCCGAACACCTCGTGCACGCGGGTTCGGTGGTGCTGCGCGGACGGCTCGTCATCCGGGCCACCGCGGTGGGCAACGAAACGACGATCGGACGCATCATTTCGCAGGTCGAGCAGGCTCAGGAGCACCGCGCCCCGATCCAGACCGTCGGTGAAAATTTCTCCCGCCGTTTCGTGCCGGCATCTTTCGCCTTGTCCGCGCTGACCCTCGTCCTGACCCGTGATGTCCGCCGCGCCATGACGATGCTGTTGATCGCGTGCCCGTGCGCGGTCGGTTTGTCGACGCCGACGGCGATCAGCGCCGCCATCGGCAACGGTGCCCGGCGCGGCATCCTGATCAAGGGCGGATCGCACCTCGAGCAGGCCGGATGCGTCGACGCGATGGTCTTCGACAAGACCGGCACTCTGACCATCGGTCGCCCCATCGTGACGAATGTGGTTGCCTTCGCCAAGGATTGGGAGCCGGAACGGGTCCTTGCCTATGCGGCGAGCTCGGAAATTCATTCCCGGCATCCACTCGCCGAGGCGGTGATCCGCTCGACCGAGGAACGGCACATCGTGATCCCGCCGCACGAAGAGTGCGAGGTCCTCGTCGGCCTCGGTATGCGCACGTGGGCGGACGGGCGGACGCTGCTCCTGGGCAGCGAAGGATTGCTGCGCGACGAGAATGTGCGCGTGTCGAAGCGCGCCGCCGACTGGGTACGCAAACTCCAGCAGCGGGCCGAGACGCCGCTGCTGTTGGCGGTCGACGGCAAGCTGGTGGGGCTGATCAGTCTCCGTGACGAGGTGCGGCCCGAGGCGCTCGAGGTGTTGTCACGGTTACGGGCGGACGGTATCCGAAGGATCGTGATGCTCACCGGCGACCATCCGATGACGGCCGCGGCGGTGGCTTCGGAACTGGGCATCGACGAGTGGCAGGCCGAGGTGATGCCGGAAGACAAACTCGACGCGGTTCGCCGTTTGCAGGACGACGGGTACACCGTCGCGATGGTCGGTGACGGCACCAACGACGCGCCGGCGCTCGCCGCCGCGAACATCGGGATCGCCATGGGCCTGGCCGGTACCGACGTCGCCGTCGAAACCGCCGATGTGGCGCTGGCGAGCGACGACCTGCGCCGCCTCCTCGATGTCCGCGACCTCGGTGCCCACGCGGTCGCATTGGTTCAGCAGAACTACGCGATGTCCATCGCGGTCAATGCGATCGGCCTACTCGTCAGCGCCGGCGGCGCCTTGTCTCCCGTCCTCGCCGCCATTCTGCACAACGCCTCCTCCGTCGCCGTCGTCGCCAACAGCTCCCGCCTGATCACCTACGAGCTGCAACCTACCCGCCCCGGAGTCGGCAGCAAGTCCGCTTCCTAG
- a CDS encoding AAA family ATPase, whose protein sequence is MTLPAQMTTARAQAVLAEVERAVVGKHDELTSILLAVLSGGHVLIEDLPGLGKTLVARSFAAALGLDFTRVQFTPDLLPADLLGATIYDMPSGRFEFRPGPIFTNLLLADEINRTPPKTQAALLEAMAEGQVSVDGTTRILPRPFIVLATDNPIEYEGTYPLPEAQLDRFALRLRLGYLTEKDEQEMLQRRLDRGSAPVVVQQVVDAADLQAMRESLEEVSVHRDVLGYVVALANATRQHPQVEVGASPRAELDLVQLARARALLAGRDFVIPEDIKALAVPAVAHRISLRPEMWVRRVRSEDVLTELLRRLPVPRAR, encoded by the coding sequence GTGACCCTCCCCGCCCAGATGACCACCGCCCGCGCTCAGGCCGTTCTGGCGGAAGTCGAACGTGCCGTGGTGGGGAAACACGACGAACTGACGTCGATCCTGCTCGCGGTCCTCTCGGGTGGCCACGTACTGATCGAGGATCTGCCGGGGCTGGGAAAAACTCTGGTTGCCCGGTCGTTCGCGGCCGCACTCGGGCTGGACTTCACCCGCGTGCAGTTCACCCCGGACCTGCTGCCTGCCGACCTGCTCGGCGCCACCATCTACGACATGCCGTCAGGGCGGTTCGAGTTCCGTCCCGGTCCCATCTTCACCAACCTTCTCCTGGCCGACGAGATCAACCGCACCCCGCCGAAAACCCAGGCTGCTCTACTCGAGGCGATGGCAGAGGGGCAGGTGAGTGTCGACGGCACGACGCGGATCCTGCCGCGACCGTTCATCGTGCTGGCCACCGACAATCCCATCGAGTACGAGGGCACGTATCCGTTGCCCGAGGCCCAGCTCGATCGCTTCGCCCTGCGGTTGCGGCTCGGGTACCTGACCGAGAAGGACGAGCAGGAGATGCTGCAACGCCGTCTCGACCGGGGATCGGCTCCGGTGGTGGTCCAGCAGGTGGTCGACGCCGCGGATCTGCAGGCGATGCGCGAATCGCTCGAGGAGGTCAGCGTCCATCGTGACGTCCTCGGCTACGTGGTCGCTCTCGCGAACGCCACCCGTCAGCATCCGCAGGTAGAAGTGGGGGCCAGCCCACGTGCCGAATTGGACCTGGTGCAGTTGGCCCGGGCCCGGGCGCTCCTCGCGGGGCGCGATTTCGTGATTCCGGAGGACATCAAGGCGCTGGCAGTCCCCGCGGTCGCCCATCGGATCAGTCTGCGACCGGAAATGTGGGTGCGGCGTGTCCGCAGCGAGGATGTCCTGACCGAATTGCTCCGACGGTTGCCCGTGCCGAGGGCACGATGA